From the genome of Alicyclobacillus sp. SO9:
ATGACACATGTAACACAACTTCCCGCCCCCATTTCAGTTAGTTCCAGTTTCGACCCCTCGATTGCTAACCAATATGGAAAAGTCATTGGCGCCGAAGAAAAGGGAAAAGGCGCGAACATTAATTTGGGACCCACGGTCAACATTGTAAGAAACCCTCAGTGGGGCCGGGCCTTTGAATCCTTTGGAGCAGACCCTTACCTTACCAGCCAAATGGCCGTCTCTGACATCAAAGGGATTCAAAGTCAAGGTGTCATGGCGCAAGTGAAACACTTCGATGCATACAACCAAGAGACCAATCGGAATACGACTAAAGACAACACAATCGTCAGTCAAAAGGCTTTGCACGAAATCTACATGCCAGCCTTTCGTGCAGCAGTGAAAAAAGCCCATGTTGCCTCCATTATGTCCGCATACAGCATGGTAAACGGAAGTTTTTCTTCAGCAAACAAGTACCTTCTCACTGACGTCCTCCGCAAACAATGGAACTTTAATGGATTCGTAACCTCAGACTGGTTTGCCGCTCATTCTACTGTGAAGTCCGCCAAAGCCGGACTTGACATGGAGATGCCAAATCCAACCTACTTTGGACAGAGTCTTGAGACTGCTGTGAAAAATGGGCAGGTTAGCATATCTCTCATTAATAATAAGGTTAGAAGCATTCTCCGTGAAATGTTTCGCTTTGGATTATTTAATCGTCCGAGTACAGGCAGCCCGTCGGCCAACGTCTCTACTCCGCAACATAAGCAGGTCGCACTGAAAGCCGCGGAAAGTGGAACAGTGTTACTAAAAAACCAAAACAACGTACTGCCTTTGAATTCGCGCCGATTGAAGTCTATTGCCGTCATCGGGTACGATGCTTCAACCGATTTAATGACAGGAGGGGGCGGCAGCGCACACGTGCTGGCTGACAAAGGAACGGTTGTTACACCGTTAACGGGTATCAGAAACGCGGCAAAAACAAGTAACACGCGAGTGACATACGCACAGGGTCTCCCGTCGCCGGGTTCGCTCCCAGCTATACCCTCAAAATACCTTAGTAAGCCCTACAAAGCGGGTTCAAGTTATGAAGCGACTCTAACAGCACCAACGACCGGGGACTATGTCTTGGCTGTGTCTGATAAAAACACTCGGTATACGCCGACAACGCTGTCTGTTGATGGCAAGATCCTCACAAGGATTGCTTCAACCCCAGGTGACACGGTTGCGAGTAAATCTATTCACTTGCAAGCCGGGCACACCTATCAAATCAAAATCCAAGGTCCTAGTACTGGATTCAGTTGGTCTGACGGCGCTATGACGGCAAGCAGCATAGCCAAAGCCGTTGAACAAGCAAGGCAGAGCAACGTTGCTGTGGTGTTTGCCAGTAGTCCAACTAGTGAAGCCATGGATCATCCAAACCTCAGTCTTGGTGGTGGAGAGAACAAACTGGTTTCTGCCGTAGCGAAAGCGAACCCGCATACCGTCGTGGTACTCAACACAGGAAATCCAGTTACCATGCCGTGGCAGAGTGAAGTCCAGGGTATCATTGAAGCTTGGTACCCAGGACAGACTGACGGCAAGGCAATTGCCTCCGTGCTCTTCGGCAAAGTGGATCCGTCCGGACACCTTCCCATGACGTTCCCGACCAGTCTCAGTGGAACACCGACTGCCTCGACAAGTCTGTTTCCCGGGGTTAACGGAAAGGTGCACTATGCTAATGGTGTAAATGTAGGTTATCGGTGGTATGATAAAAACAATGTCAAGGTGCTGTACCCCTTCGGATACGGTCTCTCTTATACGAGCTTCAAGTACAGCGACTTGAGAATTGCCCCAGGCCATCCTGAAGACCCTCTACTAGACGGGGGCAGGCACGGGAATGTTCGAGTAACCTTGAACGTGACGAATACCGGATTGGAAACGGGATCGGCTGTTCCACAGCTCTATATTGGAGACCCCCAGAGTGCCAATGAGCCCCCGAAACAGCTCAAGGGCTTCCAAAAAGTAACGTTAAAGCAGGGGCAAACCAAGAGAGTCACCTTTATGCTTCGTCCACAAGC
Proteins encoded in this window:
- a CDS encoding glycoside hydrolase family 3 protein, encoding MKRLAMSTAALSSSFVALVMLASPASANPTHASTRSAKPWLNQHQSISRRVQELMSQMTLADKIHMLHGVGMSASPYVGYIPAIPKLGIPALKLEDGPAGVADGMTHVTQLPAPISVSSSFDPSIANQYGKVIGAEEKGKGANINLGPTVNIVRNPQWGRAFESFGADPYLTSQMAVSDIKGIQSQGVMAQVKHFDAYNQETNRNTTKDNTIVSQKALHEIYMPAFRAAVKKAHVASIMSAYSMVNGSFSSANKYLLTDVLRKQWNFNGFVTSDWFAAHSTVKSAKAGLDMEMPNPTYFGQSLETAVKNGQVSISLINNKVRSILREMFRFGLFNRPSTGSPSANVSTPQHKQVALKAAESGTVLLKNQNNVLPLNSRRLKSIAVIGYDASTDLMTGGGGSAHVLADKGTVVTPLTGIRNAAKTSNTRVTYAQGLPSPGSLPAIPSKYLSKPYKAGSSYEATLTAPTTGDYVLAVSDKNTRYTPTTLSVDGKILTRIASTPGDTVASKSIHLQAGHTYQIKIQGPSTGFSWSDGAMTASSIAKAVEQARQSNVAVVFASSPTSEAMDHPNLSLGGGENKLVSAVAKANPHTVVVLNTGNPVTMPWQSEVQGIIEAWYPGQTDGKAIASVLFGKVDPSGHLPMTFPTSLSGTPTASTSLFPGVNGKVHYANGVNVGYRWYDKNNVKVLYPFGYGLSYTSFKYSDLRIAPGHPEDPLLDGGRHGNVRVTLNVTNTGLETGSAVPQLYIGDPQSANEPPKQLKGFQKVTLKQGQTKRVTFMLRPQAFSIWDSQANKWTIQSGTYQIMIGKSSANIKLHGRVQIFGPRGIER